Sequence from the Janthinobacterium lividum genome:
GTGACGTAGATCATGGTGGTTTTCAGTTCCTGGTGCAGGCGCGAGATTTCCACGCGCATCTGCACGCGCAGCGACGCGTCGAGGTTCGACAGCGGTTCGTCGAACAGGAAAACCTGTGGCTTGCGCACGATGGCGCGGCCGATGGCCACGCGCTGGCGCTGGCCGCCCGACAGGTCCTTCGGTTTGCGCTTGAGCAAAGGCGTGATCTGCAGGATGTCGGCCGCGCGCTCGACGGCGGCGCGCACCTCGGCCTTCTTGTGTCCCGCCAGGGAGAGGGTGAAGGCCATGTTTTCGTACACCGTCATGTGCGGATACAGGGCGTAGCTCTGGAAGACCATGGCCAGGCCCCGCTCGGCCGGCGCGATATCGTTGGCCAGCTTGCCGCCGATATGCAGCTCGCCATCCGTGATGTCTTCCAGCCCGGCGATCATGCGCAGCAGGGTTGATTTTCCGCAGCCGGACGGTCCCACGAAGACGACGAATTCGCCGTCGCGGATATCGAGGTCGATGCCGTGGATGACCGGGTGCTTGTCGTCATACAGCTTGACGATATTCTTTAATGCGATGTGTGCCATGGACTGTGCGATTCCTAGCTTGCGCTGGCCGGCGCGGACGTGGCGCCGGCGTCAGACTGGTCGGAGGTATCCTTCGGGCCGATGCGCATGAAGCGCGACAGGATCAATACGGGCACGGCCGACACCAGCACCCACAGGAAAAACGTCTTGTAGCCGAGCGCCGTCTGGATGTCGCCGCTGATCATCTTGAACAGCACGAAGCCCAGCTGCATCACGCCGGTGGCGAACGCATAGTGGGCCGTCTGGTACTTGCCCACGGAGACCACCTGCATCATGAACAGGATCAGGCCGACGAAGCCGAAGCCATAGCCGAACATCTCCACGCTGAGCGCGGCCGTGATCAGGGTCAGGTCGGTCGGCATGCTGTGGCTCAGGTAATAGAACACCAGGTTCGGCAAGTTCATGGCCAGGATCAGGAAGAACATGGCGCGCTTCAGGCCCAGCCACGAAGTGAAGTAGCCGCCGCCGATGCTGCCCAGCAGGAATGCCACGGTGCCGGCCGTGCCGTACACGGCGCCCACTTCCGTCGTCGACAGGCCCAGGCCGCCCAGTTCGCGTGCTTCGCGCAGGAACAGCGGGCCGATGGTCTGCACTTGCGCCTCGCCGGCGCGGAACAGGATGATGAAGGCGATCATGCCCCAGATGCCGGGCTTTTTCAGGAAGTCCACCAGCACGTCCCACAGGGTGCGGCTGATGCCGGCCACGCTCTTGTCGGCCACGGCCGCATTGCGCACCTGCGGCAGCGCCCACAGGTGGTACGCGGCCAGCGACAGCATCATGGCACCGATGATCAGGAAGATCACCGACCAGGCGGGCTTGATGCCGATTTTTTTCTCCAGGTAGCCGGCCAGGATCACCAGGCCGCCCAGCGAGATGAACTTGCCCGCGTTGAAGAAGGCGCCTTGCCAGCCCGCGTAGGCCGCCTGCTGCTTGTCCGACAGGCTGGCGATATACAGGCCGTCGCAGACGATGTCGTGCGTGGACGAGGCCAGCGCGGCGACGAACAGCACGGCGATGCAGGCGGCGAACCACAGCGGCGTTTGCAGGGCCAGCGCGATCAGGCCCAGGCTCAGGCCACCGGCGAACTGGAACAGCACCACCATGGTCTTCTTGCTCGACGCCAGTTCCAGGAAGGGGCTCCACAGCGA
This genomic interval carries:
- a CDS encoding MFS transporter: MHDQRISISKKVRSPISWVPTLYFAQGLPFYAVALVAGLMFKSMGVPNDQIARWTGLIGFAWVFKSLWSPFLELASSKKTMVVLFQFAGGLSLGLIALALQTPLWFAACIAVLFVAALASSTHDIVCDGLYIASLSDKQQAAYAGWQGAFFNAGKFISLGGLVILAGYLEKKIGIKPAWSVIFLIIGAMMLSLAAYHLWALPQVRNAAVADKSVAGISRTLWDVLVDFLKKPGIWGMIAFIILFRAGEAQVQTIGPLFLREARELGGLGLSTTEVGAVYGTAGTVAFLLGSIGGGYFTSWLGLKRAMFFLILAMNLPNLVFYYLSHSMPTDLTLITAALSVEMFGYGFGFVGLILFMMQVVSVGKYQTAHYAFATGVMQLGFVLFKMISGDIQTALGYKTFFLWVLVSAVPVLILSRFMRIGPKDTSDQSDAGATSAPASAS
- a CDS encoding ABC transporter ATP-binding protein gives rise to the protein MAHIALKNIVKLYDDKHPVIHGIDLDIRDGEFVVFVGPSGCGKSTLLRMIAGLEDITDGELHIGGKLANDIAPAERGLAMVFQSYALYPHMTVYENMAFTLSLAGHKKAEVRAAVERAADILQITPLLKRKPKDLSGGQRQRVAIGRAIVRKPQVFLFDEPLSNLDASLRVQMRVEISRLHQELKTTMIYVTHDQVEAMTLGERIVVFNGGRIEQVGSPHALYNNPGNLFVAGFLGAPKMNFIACTAVASGPGSVAVRLPGGAVIDVEAQGGSVAPGDGLTLGVRAEHVSLQHGDNADGNVIDAAVSHVEYLGDVAIVYASMPGVAEMLAVKLPAEEGLRHAGDAMRLHLPAQRCLLFDAAGQALARTFAAPAQPFM